Sequence from the Gemmatimonadota bacterium genome:
CGACAACTCGCGGTAGGCGGCGCGCCCGGGCGCGCGCGCCCGGGCGAGCTCGGCGACGCGTCCGATGGCCTCCGCGCCGCGCTCGCCGGCCCGCAGCCGTGCCGCGGCGGCGTGGCCGGGTAGCCCCTCGGCTTCCGCCAGCGTCGCCGCGGCGTCGGCCAGTCCGGCGGCGCCCGCCGGCGACAGCTCCTGCCAGGTGCAGCCGCGCAGGAAGGTGCCGGTGGACAGGCCGCCCATCGAGCGGGCGAGCCCCCCCGTGGGCAGCGTGTGGTTGGCGCCGGACACGTAGTCGCCGAAGACCACGGAGGAGGCCGCGCCCAGGAACACGGTGCCCGCGTTGCGCACGCGTTCCAGCGCGGCGCGCGGCTCGCGAATCATCAGCGACAGGTGCTCGGGCGCGTACGCGGAGGCGAACGACAGCGCCTCGTCGAGCGAGTCGGCGAGCAGGACCGCGCCGCCGCCGGCCAGCGACTCGCGCACGACGTCGCCGCGCGGTTGTTCGGCGACGAGCCGGCCCAGCTCGGCGCGTACCGCCGCCGCGAGCGCGTCGTCGGTGGACACCAGCAGCGCCGCCGCGTCGGGGTCGTGCTCGGCCTGCGCGAGCAGCTCCGCCGCGACCGACGCCGGGTCCGCCGAGCCGTCCGCGATCACCAGGATCTCCGAGGGACCGGCGGGCGCGTCGGTGACCACCAGCCCGGCGACCTGCCGCTTGGCCTCGGCGACGTACGCGTTGCCCGGCCCCACCACGCAGTCGGCGGCGGGTACGGTGTCGGTGCCGAGCGCCAGCGCCGCGACCGCGCCGGCGCCGCCCAGAGCGAAGACCCGGTCCACGCGCGCTATCGCCGCGGCCGCCAGCACCTCCGGCGAGGGGCGGCCGTCCGCGCCAGGCGGCGAGCACAGCACGACCTCGCCGACGCCGGCGGCGCGCGCCGGCAGCGCGCACATGAGCACGCTGCTGGCGTACGCGGCGCGGCCGCCCGGGGCGTAGGCGCCCGCGCGCTCCAGCGGCTCGAAGCGGCGGCCCAGGGTGACGCCGGGCCCGGCGTCGACCGTCAGCGGAGCCGGCACCAGGGCGCGGTGGAAGGTCTCGATGCGCCCGGCGGCCAGCTCGAGCGCCGCGCGGACGTCGCGATCCAGGCCGTCCCGCGCCCGCGCCATCGCCCGCCCCGGCACCTCCAGCGCGTCCAGCGTCACGCCGTCGAACCGCTCGGCGAGCGCGCGCAGCGCGGCGTCCCCGCCCGAGCGCACGGCCGCGATGATCTCCGCCACGCGCGCCGCCACGTCCGGGTCGCCGGCGCGGCCTCGCCGCAGGAGCGCGCGCCGCGCGTCCGGGGCCAGCTCGGCCAGCCGGCCCTCGGCGGCGAGCTCGGGCCGCGCGTCGCCGGCGAGGCTCGCGTCGGCGCCGGGCGTTCTCATGGCATCAGCCTCTCGATCTTGGTGACCAGGATGCCCTCGGCGCCGATCGCCTTGAGGTCGGCGATGACGCGGTAGATCTCGTGCGCGTCCACCACCGCGTGGGCGGCGACGTGCGCGCCGCCGTCCAGCACGTCCACGATGGTCGGCCCGGAGATGCCGGGCAGGATGCGCTTGACCGCCTCCAGCGCGTCGCGCGGCACGTTGGCCATCAGGTAGCGCTTGCCGCGGGCGCGCAGCACGCTCTCCAGGGCCGCGGACAGGTCGGCCAGGGCGCGCGCCGCCGCGGGGTCGTCTCGCAGCCCCTGCCGGGCGACCAGGACCGCGCTCGACTCCAGGATCGTGCCGATCTCGCGCAGGCCGTTGACGCGCAGCGTGGAGCCGGTCGAGACGAGGTCCACGATGGCGTCGGCCACGCCCAGGTGGGGCGCGATCTCGGCTGCGCCGGAGACGGGTACCAACTCGACCCGACGGCCGGTCTC
This genomic interval carries:
- the hisG gene encoding ATP phosphoribosyltransferase, coding for MIKIALPNKGRLADGSRELLERAGLSFEARGERALQAALGGDFLALFVRAADIPEFVADGAADVGITGLDRVIEADRDVARVLDLDFGRCRLAVAVRDEAGSRTIEDLPDGFRVATSYPRTAERFFEETGRRVELVPVSGAAEIAPHLGVADAIVDLVSTGSTLRVNGLREIGTILESSAVLVARQGLRDDPAAARALADLSAALESVLRARGKRYLMANVPRDALEAVKRILPGISGPTIVDVLDGGAHVAAHAVVDAHEIYRVIADLKAIGAEGILVTKIERLMP
- the hisD gene encoding histidinol dehydrogenase, translated to MRTPGADASLAGDARPELAAEGRLAELAPDARRALLRRGRAGDPDVAARVAEIIAAVRSGGDAALRALAERFDGVTLDALEVPGRAMARARDGLDRDVRAALELAAGRIETFHRALVPAPLTVDAGPGVTLGRRFEPLERAGAYAPGGRAAYASSVLMCALPARAAGVGEVVLCSPPGADGRPSPEVLAAAAIARVDRVFALGGAGAVAALALGTDTVPAADCVVGPGNAYVAEAKRQVAGLVVTDAPAGPSEILVIADGSADPASVAAELLAQAEHDPDAAALLVSTDDALAAAVRAELGRLVAEQPRGDVVRESLAGGGAVLLADSLDEALSFASAYAPEHLSLMIREPRAALERVRNAGTVFLGAASSVVFGDYVSGANHTLPTGGLARSMGGLSTGTFLRGCTWQELSPAGAAGLADAAATLAEAEGLPGHAAAARLRAGERGAEAIGRVAELARARAPGRAAYRELSAYDPGREPVALDLSDNTSRFGSAPAAARAFAGLGADVTSRYPAVYADSLRIALAAYHGVEPENVTTGCGSDDVLDSALRAFCDPGATLVYPDPTFGMVPVLARMNALRAVGVPSPVADPDVDRLLAAAPAAVYLCRPNNPTGLSMAAAAVRRADAEARGAVLLDEAYADFAGEDLTAWAAASERTVSLRTFSKAWGLAGGRVGYAIGPAAAIAEIEKSRGPYKVSAPAEAAALAALAEDDGWRAEAVARAIEARAALSAALVDLGFDALASRANFVLAPVADAPAAKTALYARGVGVRAFAGLPGVGDAIRVTVGPPEAMDTATRAIEAALAAGELTPAPPEASP